From Microcystis aeruginosa NIES-2549, a single genomic window includes:
- a CDS encoding polyphosphate kinase 2 family protein: MVSKIDRQAFLQSLIVPPGKEISLHKDYDPGFKPDYITKEDATLLLQQGIEKMAEFQDKLYAQDTYALLINLQAMDAAGKDGTIRHVMSGLNPQGCQVFSFKVPSAEELDHDYLWRYYKALPERGRIGIFNRSYYEELLVVRVHQNLLERQKLPPEDRTKKVWQRRFEEINNFEKYLVNNGVIVLKFFLNVSKGEQKKRFLERIDRPEKNWKFSENDVKERAFWGDYMKAYEEVFNHTSTEWAPWYIIPADRKWFTRLAVGAVIYHTLESLGLKYPTVTEEHRQALLKAKEILENEPD; the protein is encoded by the coding sequence ATGGTCAGCAAAATTGATCGCCAAGCATTTTTACAATCCTTAATAGTGCCACCGGGTAAAGAAATTTCTCTGCACAAAGACTACGATCCCGGGTTTAAGCCAGACTACATTACCAAAGAAGATGCCACGCTGCTGCTGCAACAGGGGATCGAAAAAATGGCCGAGTTTCAAGATAAACTTTATGCCCAGGATACCTATGCCCTGTTAATTAATCTGCAAGCCATGGATGCGGCGGGTAAAGATGGTACGATCAGACACGTTATGTCCGGCTTAAATCCCCAAGGCTGTCAGGTATTTAGCTTTAAAGTACCCTCGGCCGAAGAACTAGACCACGATTATCTCTGGCGATATTATAAAGCCTTACCGGAGCGGGGTCGTATCGGTATTTTTAATCGTTCTTACTACGAAGAATTATTAGTCGTGCGCGTCCATCAAAATTTATTGGAACGGCAAAAACTCCCCCCAGAAGACAGAACCAAGAAAGTTTGGCAGCGACGTTTTGAGGAGATTAATAATTTTGAAAAATATCTGGTTAACAATGGGGTTATTGTCCTAAAATTCTTTCTCAATGTTTCTAAAGGAGAACAGAAAAAACGATTTTTAGAAAGAATTGATCGCCCCGAAAAAAATTGGAAGTTTTCCGAAAATGATGTCAAAGAAAGAGCTTTTTGGGGTGATTACATGAAAGCCTACGAGGAGGTATTCAATCATACCAGTACCGAATGGGCCCCCTGGTATATTATCCCGGCTGATCGCAAATGGTTTACTCGTTTAGCTGTGGGGGCGGTTATTTATCACACCCTGGAATCCCTCGGTTTAAAATATCCCACCGTTACCGAAGAACATCGCCAAGCTTTACTGAAAGCCAAAGAAATCCTGGAAAATGAGCCAGATTAA
- a CDS encoding XisI protein, translating into MDKLNYYQNIIKKILTEYAEIFSQVPDQDIEKILMFDDNRSQYLWFNIGWKNGKLIKAISVYLRLKNDKIYIEEDWTEASIATELMRVGIPSSEIVLAFQPPEVRQFTEFAIT; encoded by the coding sequence ATGGATAAACTAAATTATTATCAAAACATAATCAAGAAAATTCTCACAGAATATGCAGAAATTTTCTCACAAGTACCCGATCAAGACATAGAAAAAATATTGATGTTTGACGATAATAGAAGCCAATATCTTTGGTTTAATATTGGCTGGAAAAATGGCAAACTAATTAAAGCGATTTCCGTTTATCTTCGTCTAAAAAATGACAAAATTTATATTGAAGAAGATTGGACAGAAGCAAGTATCGCCACGGAATTAATGCGCGTAGGAATTCCCAGTAGTGAAATAGTTTTAGCTTTTCAACCTCCCGAAGTGCGTCAGTTTACCGAATTTGCGATCACCTAA
- a CDS encoding element excision factor XisH family protein codes for MLRFLSIVCDLERTNQLNLLPDKDLVDLCHPIEPYQVTKNHCNKYLVCINFFIFLIGQEIYEKFFAQAAIQIILQKYQILLLIVDNNQEESSNG; via the coding sequence TTGCTGCGATTTTTGTCAATTGTTTGCGATCTGGAGCGAACTAATCAATTAAATCTCTTGCCAGATAAGGATTTAGTCGATTTATGCCACCCTATCGAACCATACCAAGTAACGAAGAACCATTGTAATAAATATCTTGTATGTATTAATTTCTTTATTTTTTTAATCGGACAAGAAATTTATGAAAAGTTTTTCGCTCAAGCTGCCATACAAATAATCTTGCAAAAGTATCAAATTTTATTGTTAATTGTTGACAATAATCAGGAGGAATCGTCCAATGGATAA
- a CDS encoding BrnA antitoxin family protein — translation MNENDMNNTSETNWEKVDALTEEEIDTSDIPPLTEEFFSKSRWWKPVEKVNVLVQVDPETLAWFQSQGEDCEQKMSAALRIYAEAHKV, via the coding sequence ATGAACGAAAACGATATGAACAATACCTCCGAGACGAATTGGGAGAAAGTTGACGCTCTTACAGAAGAGGAAATCGACACATCCGATATTCCGCCCTTAACCGAGGAGTTTTTTAGTAAATCGCGGTGGTGGAAACCTGTAGAGAAAGTAAATGTTCTTGTTCAAGTAGATCCCGAAACCCTAGCTTGGTTTCAATCACAGGGCGAGGATTGTGAACAAAAAATGTCCGCCGCTTTACGGATTTATGCGGAGGCTCACAAAGTATAG
- a CDS encoding BrnT family toxin yields the protein MKFEWDRQKNRANIIKHDLDFADAQRIFEHPIRVSLDERENYGEDRLIGIGTLDGRVVVVVFTEPSRDTIRIISLRKALPYERKRYEQYLRDELGES from the coding sequence ATGAAATTCGAGTGGGATCGACAAAAGAACCGAGCGAATATCATCAAGCACGATCTAGACTTCGCGGACGCGCAGCGGATATTTGAACATCCCATTCGAGTTTCCCTTGACGAACGAGAAAATTATGGCGAAGATCGATTGATAGGAATCGGTACGCTCGATGGCCGAGTGGTAGTTGTCGTTTTTACAGAACCGAGTAGAGATACAATTCGTATTATTTCACTTCGTAAAGCTTTACCCTATGAACGAAAACGATATGAACAATACCTCCGAGACGAATTGGGAGAAAGTTGA
- the acnB gene encoding bifunctional aconitate hydratase 2/2-methylisocitrate dehydratase, whose amino-acid sequence MLEAYHQHVADRAKLGIPPLPLNAQQTAELCEILKNPSEELKGELLTLLRDRVPPGVDEAAYVKAGFLTGIAKGEIKSNVISPQGAVSLLGTMVGGYNVHSLIELLKSRDINIAAAAASALSKTLLVFDAFNEVLELSDTNPYAKQVIDAWANGAWFIAKPKLAKEITVTVFKVPGETNTDDLSPAPHATTRPDIPLHALVMLETRQPGSLETIAELKKLGHPVAYVGDVVGTGSSRKSAINSVLWHIGDDIPFVPNKRAGGYILGSKIAPIFFNTAEDSGALPIECDVSQMNTGDVIKIYPYEGKITNEAGATISTFSLKPETILDEVRAGGRIPLLIGRSLTDKTRHALGLEASTLFTRPTMPNDTGKGYTLAQKMVGKACGLPGVRPGTSCDPIMTTVGSQDTTGPMTRDELKELACLGFSADLVMQSFCHTAAYPKPVDIQTHHQLPDFFSTRGGVALRPGDGIIHSWLNRMLLPDTVGTGGDSHTRFPLGISFPAGSGLVAFAAALGVMPLDMPESVLVRFTGELQPGVTLRDIVNAIPYVAIQEGKLTVEKQNKKNVFNGRIMEMEGLPDLKLEQAFELTDATAERSCAGCTIKLSTETVAEYLRSNVALLKNMAARGYSDAKTILRRVAKMEQWLANPVLMEADKDAEYADIITVNLNEIKEPIVAAPNDPDNIKLMSECAGDKIDEVFIGSCMTNIGHYRAAAKILEGAGVAKAKLWICPPTRMDEKQLREEGMYGIFAASGARTEMPGCSLCMGNQARVEDRATVFSTSTRNFNNRMGKDARVYLGSAELAAVCALLGRIPTVEEYLAIVTEKINPFAGDLYRYLNFNEIAGFEDEGRVIPLEDLPKIEDILGIPSGVLS is encoded by the coding sequence ATGTTAGAAGCCTATCATCAGCACGTTGCCGACCGAGCGAAATTAGGTATCCCTCCCCTTCCCCTCAATGCTCAACAAACGGCGGAATTATGCGAAATACTCAAAAATCCGTCCGAAGAACTCAAAGGAGAATTGCTGACCCTGCTGCGTGACCGTGTTCCCCCCGGAGTTGACGAAGCGGCCTACGTTAAAGCGGGATTTTTAACAGGAATTGCCAAAGGTGAAATAAAATCTAACGTTATCTCCCCCCAGGGTGCGGTTAGCTTACTGGGAACCATGGTCGGCGGTTATAACGTTCATTCTCTGATTGAACTGCTGAAATCCAGAGATATTAATATCGCCGCCGCTGCTGCCAGCGCTTTAAGTAAAACCCTGCTGGTATTCGACGCATTTAACGAGGTTTTGGAATTATCCGACACCAATCCCTATGCTAAACAGGTTATCGATGCTTGGGCCAATGGCGCTTGGTTTATCGCTAAACCGAAACTTGCTAAAGAAATTACCGTCACCGTTTTCAAAGTACCTGGGGAAACCAATACAGATGACCTATCTCCCGCCCCCCATGCCACCACCCGGCCCGATATTCCCCTTCATGCCTTGGTAATGTTAGAAACCCGTCAACCCGGGTCCTTAGAAACCATTGCCGAATTGAAAAAATTAGGCCATCCGGTCGCCTATGTGGGGGATGTGGTTGGGACTGGTTCCAGCCGAAAATCGGCGATTAACTCGGTTCTCTGGCATATTGGCGATGATATTCCCTTTGTACCTAATAAACGTGCTGGTGGCTATATTTTAGGCAGTAAAATCGCCCCTATCTTCTTTAATACTGCCGAGGATTCCGGTGCTTTACCGATTGAATGCGATGTTAGCCAAATGAACACGGGGGATGTGATTAAAATCTATCCCTACGAAGGCAAAATCACCAACGAAGCGGGCGCAACTATTAGCACTTTTAGCCTCAAACCTGAGACAATTCTGGATGAAGTGCGGGCCGGCGGTCGTATTCCCCTATTAATCGGTCGCAGTCTCACCGATAAAACCCGTCACGCCTTGGGACTTGAGGCTAGTACCCTATTTACCCGTCCCACTATGCCTAATGACACGGGTAAAGGTTACACCCTAGCGCAAAAAATGGTCGGCAAAGCTTGCGGTTTACCCGGGGTGCGGCCGGGTACTTCCTGTGACCCGATTATGACCACGGTAGGGTCTCAGGATACCACCGGCCCGATGACCAGAGACGAGTTAAAAGAGTTAGCCTGTTTAGGTTTTAGCGCCGATTTAGTCATGCAGAGTTTCTGTCACACGGCAGCCTATCCGAAACCGGTTGATATTCAAACTCATCACCAATTACCGGACTTTTTCTCTACCCGGGGTGGGGTCGCTTTACGTCCGGGAGATGGCATTATTCATTCCTGGTTAAATCGGATGTTGTTGCCGGATACGGTGGGGACTGGAGGCGATTCTCATACTCGTTTTCCCCTGGGAATTTCCTTTCCTGCGGGGTCGGGTTTAGTGGCATTTGCCGCCGCTTTGGGAGTAATGCCTTTGGATATGCCGGAATCGGTTTTAGTGCGTTTTACGGGGGAATTACAACCAGGTGTAACTCTGCGCGATATTGTTAATGCTATTCCCTACGTTGCCATCCAAGAGGGTAAATTAACCGTGGAAAAACAGAACAAAAAAAATGTTTTTAACGGTCGCATTATGGAGATGGAAGGGCTGCCGGATTTGAAATTAGAACAGGCTTTTGAGTTAACCGATGCCACGGCGGAACGTTCCTGCGCTGGTTGTACGATTAAGTTAAGTACCGAGACAGTGGCGGAATATTTACGCTCTAATGTAGCCCTGTTAAAGAATATGGCGGCCCGGGGTTATAGTGATGCTAAAACTATCCTGCGTCGGGTAGCAAAAATGGAACAATGGTTAGCTAATCCCGTCCTGATGGAGGCTGATAAGGATGCCGAATATGCGGATATTATCACCGTCAACTTAAACGAGATTAAAGAACCAATTGTTGCCGCACCCAATGACCCCGATAATATCAAGTTAATGTCGGAATGCGCCGGGGATAAAATTGATGAGGTGTTCATCGGTTCTTGTATGACTAATATTGGTCATTATCGCGCCGCCGCTAAGATATTAGAAGGTGCAGGAGTTGCTAAGGCTAAACTGTGGATTTGTCCCCCCACCCGCATGGATGAAAAACAATTGCGCGAGGAGGGAATGTACGGCATTTTTGCCGCTTCTGGGGCGCGTACCGAGATGCCTGGATGTTCCCTTTGTATGGGTAATCAAGCGCGGGTTGAAGACAGAGCGACGGTATTTTCTACCTCGACTCGTAACTTCAATAATCGCATGGGAAAAGATGCGCGAGTCTATCTCGGTTCCGCCGAATTAGCGGCAGTTTGTGCGCTACTGGGACGCATTCCCACCGTCGAGGAATACCTGGCAATTGTCACCGAGAAAATTAATCCTTTTGCTGGCGATTTATACCGCTATTTGAACTTTAATGAAATCGCTGGTTTTGAGGATGAAGGCCGGGTAATTCCCCTAGAAGATTTACCTAAAATTGAGGATATCTTAGGGATTCCTTCTGGTGTTTTGAGTTAG
- the deoC gene encoding deoxyribose-phosphate aldolase, giving the protein MAITDSDLDLAQYIDHSLLIPTATSEQLEAYCQQADQYHFPTVCVYPAAVKQAVQLLHGKKTLVSTVIGFPAGATTSAVKRYEALEAVDNGAKELDVVINLGWLKDGKSEQLFQEIASICQETGQTVKAILETSQLTDTEKRLAAEICMDAGVSYLKTSTGWFGGATVSDVKFLKEISKGRVGIKASGGIRTLEQALALIRAGATRLGTSRGVDLVRQQKAAFEE; this is encoded by the coding sequence ATGGCTATCACCGATTCTGATCTAGATTTAGCACAATATATCGACCATTCTCTCCTCATCCCCACCGCCACCAGTGAACAATTAGAGGCTTACTGTCAACAGGCTGATCAATATCATTTTCCCACCGTCTGCGTTTATCCCGCCGCCGTTAAGCAAGCTGTGCAGTTACTCCACGGCAAAAAAACTTTAGTTTCTACCGTGATTGGTTTTCCCGCAGGGGCCACTACCTCCGCAGTTAAACGTTATGAGGCTTTAGAAGCTGTAGATAATGGCGCTAAGGAGTTAGATGTGGTTATTAATCTCGGTTGGCTAAAAGATGGGAAATCTGAGCAATTATTCCAAGAAATTGCTAGTATTTGTCAGGAAACCGGCCAGACGGTAAAAGCGATTCTGGAAACCTCGCAACTAACGGACACCGAGAAACGTTTAGCGGCAGAAATTTGCATGGATGCAGGAGTGAGTTATCTAAAAACCAGTACCGGCTGGTTTGGCGGTGCAACGGTTAGCGATGTCAAGTTTCTCAAGGAAATTAGCAAAGGCCGGGTAGGAATTAAAGCATCCGGCGGAATTCGCACCCTAGAACAAGCGCTCGCTCTTATCCGGGCCGGAGCCACCCGTCTGGGAACTTCCCGCGGTGTCGATTTAGTCCGTCAGCAAAAGGCCGCCTTTGAGGAGTAA
- a CDS encoding HAD family hydrolase — protein MTFNKNKGVYLPIIRCGNREFRDIQGIVFDKDGTLEDSRAFWYDRAIARIQAIESRIPGLESLLTKTFGIGANSLNPAGLMAVGSRRDNHIAAAGCIASTGRDWLTAMAIAKASFQAADEKVPPRLNPLYPQCLEVIRYLHAAGLQLAILSSDTTARVEQFVKENHLLNYIKIARGCDRGLSKPDPLLLQETCQALGTAVDKTLMVGDTRADWEMAKQAKSAAAIAISWQPETHQDLQLADVVIRELAAISVISFSRQEATGKRQKKESGNSPT, from the coding sequence ATGACATTCAATAAAAATAAGGGGGTTTATTTGCCGATAATTCGCTGTGGTAATCGAGAATTTAGAGATATTCAAGGGATTGTTTTTGATAAGGACGGTACGCTAGAGGATTCGCGAGCTTTCTGGTACGATCGAGCTATAGCCCGGATACAAGCCATTGAATCGCGAATCCCTGGTTTAGAGTCTTTATTAACTAAAACTTTCGGTATTGGGGCAAATAGTCTCAATCCTGCCGGTTTAATGGCAGTGGGCAGCCGCAGAGATAATCATATCGCCGCTGCCGGTTGTATTGCTTCCACCGGCCGGGATTGGTTAACGGCAATGGCGATCGCAAAAGCATCCTTCCAAGCGGCCGATGAAAAGGTTCCCCCCCGCTTAAATCCCCTCTATCCCCAATGTTTAGAAGTAATTCGTTATCTGCACGCGGCCGGTTTACAATTGGCGATTCTTTCCTCCGATACCACAGCACGAGTTGAGCAATTTGTCAAGGAAAATCACCTATTAAATTATATCAAAATTGCCCGAGGCTGCGATCGAGGTTTAAGTAAACCAGATCCCTTATTATTGCAAGAAACCTGTCAAGCTTTGGGGACCGCAGTGGACAAAACCCTGATGGTGGGGGACACTAGGGCCGATTGGGAAATGGCTAAACAGGCAAAATCAGCAGCTGCGATCGCAATTAGTTGGCAACCAGAAACCCATCAAGATTTACAATTAGCTGATGTGGTCATTAGAGAACTTGCTGCCATCTCGGTTATCAGCTTCTCAAGGCAAGAGGCAACAGGCAAAAGGCAAAAGAAAGAATCTGGCAATTCTCCCACCTAA
- the hisG gene encoding ATP phosphoribosyltransferase codes for MLTIALPKGALLNESIQIFQKIGLDFSAFLDSKNRQLQITDPTNQAKALLVRATDVPVYVEYGQAQLGIAGYDVLLEKSPDVANLIDLKFGYCRMSVAVPADSPYQSPLDIPHHGKVASKFVNCAKDYFRRLDIPVEIIPLYGSVELGPITGMSEAIVDLVSTGRTLRENGLVEIAELFASSARLIAHPLSYRLNRDQIYNWVEKLSLTNQHPPY; via the coding sequence ATGCTAACAATTGCCTTACCGAAGGGTGCTTTACTAAACGAAAGTATCCAAATATTTCAGAAAATTGGCTTAGATTTTAGTGCCTTTCTTGACTCAAAAAATCGCCAACTACAGATTACCGACCCCACTAACCAAGCGAAAGCGTTATTAGTCAGAGCCACAGATGTACCAGTTTATGTAGAATACGGTCAGGCACAATTAGGCATCGCCGGTTATGATGTTTTATTGGAAAAATCTCCCGATGTGGCTAATTTAATTGACCTAAAATTTGGTTATTGTCGGATGTCGGTAGCTGTCCCTGCTGATAGTCCCTATCAAAGTCCTCTAGACATTCCCCATCACGGTAAAGTCGCCTCAAAATTTGTCAATTGTGCTAAGGATTATTTTCGTCGTTTAGATATTCCCGTCGAGATTATACCTCTCTATGGTTCCGTAGAATTAGGCCCGATTACGGGGATGTCAGAAGCGATAGTTGACCTAGTTTCCACCGGTCGAACTTTACGCGAAAATGGTTTAGTAGAAATTGCCGAATTATTTGCTAGTAGCGCTCGATTAATCGCCCATCCCCTCAGCTATCGACTAAATCGTGATCAGATTTATAACTGGGTAGAAAAGCTCAGTTTAACGAATCAGCACCCCCCTTATTAA
- the chrA gene encoding chromate efflux transporter — protein MLTSSPPNLSQLALLFLKIGLIGFGGPAAHIALMEEEVVKRRGWMTKERFLDLVGATNLIPGPNSTEMAIHIGYIFGGLAGLIITGVCFITPAVLITGFLAWIYTTYGTLPDVAPIFAGIKPVVIAVIFQALWRLGKKALKTRQLLFIGLGVIGLLILGLNEVIALLLGGIIGMFILKKFATFPLIVAGIGGATAVANPSNIPPTLTGLGLFFLKVGSVLFGSGYVLVAFLEGDLVQGRGWLTQQQLLDAIAVGQFTPGPVLSTATFIGYQILGVSGAIVATLAIFFPSFIFVLLLNPLIPKLRESAWAGAFLDAINASAVALMVAVIFNLALATWLQPYGNLPFNLLAIILSLVSAILLLRFQVNSTWLILAGALIGLLLK, from the coding sequence ATGCTGACTTCATCGCCTCCCAATCTCTCACAACTTGCCCTTTTATTTCTCAAAATCGGCCTTATCGGTTTTGGTGGTCCGGCTGCCCATATCGCTTTAATGGAGGAAGAAGTGGTTAAGCGTCGCGGTTGGATGACTAAGGAGCGATTTCTCGATTTGGTGGGGGCAACTAATCTGATTCCTGGTCCTAATTCCACGGAAATGGCTATTCATATCGGTTATATTTTTGGTGGTTTAGCGGGTTTAATAATCACGGGGGTTTGTTTTATTACTCCTGCGGTGTTAATTACGGGTTTTCTAGCTTGGATTTATACTACCTACGGGACTTTACCGGATGTGGCTCCGATTTTTGCGGGGATTAAACCGGTAGTAATTGCGGTGATTTTTCAGGCACTCTGGCGCTTAGGCAAAAAGGCACTGAAAACCCGTCAATTACTCTTCATCGGATTGGGAGTTATCGGATTATTAATCTTAGGGTTAAATGAAGTTATCGCTTTACTGTTAGGCGGAATTATCGGAATGTTTATCCTAAAAAAATTCGCTACTTTTCCCCTGATTGTGGCAGGAATAGGCGGTGCGACGGCGGTTGCTAATCCTAGCAACATCCCACCAACATTAACAGGATTAGGGCTATTTTTCCTCAAGGTGGGTAGTGTTTTATTTGGTAGTGGTTATGTGTTAGTTGCCTTTTTAGAGGGGGATTTAGTGCAGGGGAGAGGATGGTTAACCCAGCAACAATTATTAGATGCTATTGCTGTGGGTCAATTTACCCCCGGTCCAGTGTTATCCACAGCCACTTTTATCGGTTATCAAATATTAGGAGTATCGGGGGCAATTGTGGCGACTCTAGCGATTTTTTTTCCTTCTTTTATCTTTGTTTTATTACTTAATCCTCTTATTCCTAAACTGAGAGAGTCCGCTTGGGCGGGTGCTTTTTTAGATGCAATTAATGCTAGTGCTGTGGCTTTAATGGTAGCAGTTATTTTTAATTTAGCTCTAGCTACTTGGTTACAACCCTACGGGAATTTACCTTTTAATTTATTGGCTATCATTTTATCTCTTGTCTCCGCTATTCTTTTACTACGTTTTCAGGTTAATTCTACTTGGTTAATTCTGGCTGGTGCGCTTATTGGTTTGCTATTGAAATAA
- a CDS encoding TIGR03032 family protein, with protein sequence MDSLPPKTNQFSDTQEPAASPTQRQAVPVNYEYSLNLPELLNQLDLSVLISTYQAGRVASIGTYQGQMRVSFAHFDQAMGLTRTATGIAVGARQAIWNLPANREIAPQIKPEGEQDIAFLARSSHLTGLIMGHDLAFGSNRLWVVNTLFNCLATIEGNWSFLPQWKPPFITELVPGDRCHLNGLAMAENSGTPAYVTALGETNEESLWRENKAQGGCLIDVPRGEVILRGLAMPHSPRLYQGNLYFLNSGYGTLNRWHPQTGSTEIIAELPGFTRGLDCWEGHAFVGLSQVRETAVFGGLPLDERRNQLRCGLAIVNLATSQLVATFWFNSGVEEVFAVSVLPGYRNPALIGPDTDLDGSQSVWMVPSLAT encoded by the coding sequence ATGGACAGCTTGCCGCCCAAGACTAACCAGTTTTCAGATACCCAAGAGCCAGCAGCGAGTCCAACTCAGCGCCAAGCAGTGCCGGTCAATTATGAGTACAGCCTCAATCTGCCGGAATTACTCAACCAGCTTGACCTCTCAGTGTTGATTTCCACCTACCAAGCGGGACGAGTGGCCAGCATTGGCACTTATCAAGGACAAATGCGGGTGAGTTTCGCCCATTTTGACCAAGCAATGGGTTTAACCCGAACCGCTACCGGAATTGCTGTGGGCGCTCGTCAGGCAATTTGGAATTTACCCGCTAATCGAGAGATTGCCCCCCAGATTAAACCAGAAGGGGAACAGGATATCGCTTTTTTAGCTCGTTCCTCTCACCTCACCGGTCTGATTATGGGTCATGATTTGGCCTTTGGCAGTAATCGCCTTTGGGTGGTCAATACCCTATTTAACTGTCTGGCAACCATCGAAGGAAATTGGAGTTTTCTCCCCCAGTGGAAACCGCCCTTTATTACCGAGTTGGTCCCCGGGGACCGCTGCCACCTCAATGGCTTGGCTATGGCTGAAAATAGCGGCACTCCCGCCTATGTGACGGCATTGGGGGAAACCAACGAGGAAAGCCTCTGGCGAGAGAATAAGGCCCAAGGGGGATGCTTGATTGATGTGCCGAGGGGAGAGGTGATTCTGCGGGGTTTAGCTATGCCCCATTCTCCCCGTCTTTACCAGGGTAATCTCTATTTTCTCAATTCCGGTTATGGAACCTTGAACCGTTGGCATCCCCAAACTGGCAGCACGGAAATCATCGCCGAATTGCCCGGTTTTACCCGGGGTTTGGACTGTTGGGAAGGTCACGCCTTTGTCGGGTTGTCCCAAGTACGGGAAACGGCGGTTTTTGGCGGTTTACCCCTGGATGAGCGGCGTAATCAATTGCGGTGCGGGTTGGCTATTGTCAACCTGGCTACCAGTCAACTGGTGGCAACTTTTTGGTTCAATAGCGGCGTGGAGGAGGTTTTTGCCGTCTCCGTCCTACCGGGCTACCGCAACCCGGCGCTAATTGGACCAGATACCGACCTCGATGGCTCTCAATCCGTCTGGATGGTGCCTTCTTTGGCGACTTAA
- a CDS encoding type II toxin-antitoxin system VapC family toxin produces the protein MNIILDACAVIAFVRNETGADLVRETITNQNNNKMIHVVNLCEVYYNFYRDIGESETEKLIQELSDINIKTRFDLSSKFWRQVSQYKALIKRISLADCFALTLANQEKGILLTSDRKEFEPIIPLNICQINFIR, from the coding sequence ATGAATATCATTTTAGATGCTTGTGCTGTAATTGCTTTTGTTCGTAATGAAACAGGAGCGGATCTTGTCAGAGAAACCATCACTAATCAAAATAATAACAAAATGATTCATGTTGTTAATCTTTGCGAAGTTTACTATAATTTTTATCGCGATATAGGAGAATCAGAAACAGAAAAACTAATTCAAGAATTAAGTGATATTAACATAAAAACTCGCTTTGATTTAAGTAGCAAGTTTTGGCGACAAGTAAGCCAATATAAGGCACTAATTAAGCGCATTTCTTTAGCTGATTGTTTTGCTTTGACTTTAGCCAATCAAGAAAAAGGAATTTTACTTACTTCTGACCGAAAAGAATTTGAACCGATTATTCCTCTTAATATTTGTCAGATTAATTTTATTCGTTAA